A single region of the Anaerostipes rhamnosivorans genome encodes:
- a CDS encoding spore germination protein — MDRFHDRDHKMKGRISKNLELNIAYLEAVFSDCNDIVKKKFNVGKRKNTGMYVIYTDGLAKADMIQENVLEPLLKEPLQPLKESVTSWVIESADRKMIATMDEAVTAVLSGDTVLFFDGMEQAIFISSKFFPTRGVQEADREVAMIGPKDSFNESLRTNTALIRRRVRDTRMKVVQLRIGTRSKTDVALMYIEDLARDEVVKEIRKQLDELNIDGIFDSGMLEQLMEQDTKTPFPQYQLTQRPDKAASGLMEGRVVLVVDNSPEVIVLPVTLNIFFQASDDYYNRWEVATFARILRYLSSFIAIGLPGFYIAIANYHPEILPTPFMLSIVSAREGVPFPVVVEVLLLELAFELLREAGIRLPGQLGGTIGIVGGLIVGQAAVDANIVSTIVVIVVAFTAIASFSIPNESFAGVFRLLRFSIMIACAIWGLYGFFLGFLAIAIHLMKLTSYGIPYLFPTVSATVEETDPWEDYLIRRPIRSMIFRPWFTKDGAKKRQGRREDHVDGKS; from the coding sequence ATGGACCGATTTCATGATAGAGATCATAAGATGAAGGGCAGGATATCCAAAAATTTGGAACTGAATATTGCTTATCTAGAAGCAGTATTTTCTGACTGTAATGATATTGTAAAGAAAAAGTTTAACGTAGGGAAGAGAAAAAATACCGGCATGTATGTGATCTATACCGACGGGCTTGCAAAAGCTGATATGATTCAGGAAAATGTGCTGGAACCTCTTCTTAAGGAACCGTTGCAGCCCCTGAAGGAGTCTGTGACATCGTGGGTCATAGAGAGCGCAGACCGGAAAATGATCGCTACGATGGATGAGGCTGTCACTGCAGTTTTGTCAGGAGACACGGTATTGTTTTTTGACGGGATGGAACAGGCGATCTTTATATCCAGCAAGTTTTTTCCCACAAGAGGAGTGCAGGAGGCTGACAGGGAAGTAGCCATGATCGGCCCGAAGGACAGTTTTAATGAGAGCCTTCGGACCAACACGGCACTGATCCGCAGAAGAGTCAGGGATACCAGGATGAAGGTGGTACAGCTTCGGATCGGTACGAGAAGTAAAACGGATGTGGCCTTGATGTATATTGAGGATCTTGCCAGGGATGAAGTGGTCAAAGAGATAAGAAAGCAGCTCGATGAGCTGAACATTGACGGTATTTTTGACAGCGGAATGCTGGAGCAGCTCATGGAGCAGGATACGAAGACACCTTTTCCCCAGTACCAGCTGACGCAGAGGCCGGATAAGGCTGCCAGCGGCCTAATGGAAGGCAGGGTAGTCCTGGTGGTGGACAATTCACCGGAAGTGATTGTTCTGCCGGTAACGTTAAATATCTTTTTTCAGGCCAGTGATGACTATTATAATCGGTGGGAGGTGGCCACATTTGCGAGGATTCTTCGGTATTTGTCCTCCTTTATTGCCATTGGGCTGCCGGGATTTTATATTGCAATTGCAAATTATCATCCGGAGATCCTGCCTACACCGTTTATGCTGTCCATTGTATCGGCCAGGGAAGGCGTGCCTTTCCCTGTGGTCGTGGAGGTTCTGCTCCTTGAATTGGCCTTTGAGTTGTTAAGGGAGGCGGGGATACGGCTTCCGGGCCAGCTTGGCGGGACCATCGGAATCGTCGGCGGGCTGATCGTGGGACAGGCGGCAGTGGACGCCAATATAGTCAGCACTATTGTGGTGATCGTGGTTGCGTTTACGGCGATCGCATCGTTTTCCATACCGAATGAAAGCTTTGCGGGGGTCTTTCGTCTTTTAAGATTTTCTATCATGATCGCCTGTGCCATATGGGGGCTTTATGGCTTTTTCCTGGGCTTCCTCGCCATCGCGATTCATTTAATGAAGTTGACCAGCTATGGAATCCCATATTTGTTTCCGACAGTTTCCGCCACAGTGGAAGAGACGGACCCGTGGGAAGACTATCTTATTCGTAGGCCTATAAGGAGTATGATCTTCAGGCCATGGTTTACAAAAGACGGAGCAAAAAAGAGACAGGGAAGGAGGGAAGATCATGTGGACGGCAAATCTTGA
- a CDS encoding GntR family transcriptional regulator yields the protein MSSDKLKVNVNEYLPLRDVVFNTLRQAIITGEFVPGERLMEIALANRLGVSRTPVREAIRKLELEGLVVMIPRKGAEVARITEKDLRDVLEVRSSLEELAAGLATERLDDDSREKIKTALDNFREAITTGDNPRIADCDVEFHDAVFEATKNKRLIQIINNLREQIYRYRLEYVKDTEYHAVLMKEHEELVDAMFSGDKKGAQEIMKRHIDNQEETVIKKIQEEEKRA from the coding sequence ATGAGCAGTGATAAATTAAAAGTAAATGTCAATGAATATCTGCCTCTCAGGGATGTAGTATTTAATACACTGAGGCAGGCGATCATTACCGGAGAGTTTGTGCCCGGGGAACGGCTGATGGAGATCGCCCTGGCGAATCGGCTGGGAGTGAGCCGTACACCAGTCAGAGAGGCGATACGGAAGCTGGAGCTTGAGGGTCTGGTTGTCATGATTCCGAGAAAGGGTGCGGAAGTGGCCAGGATCACGGAGAAGGATTTAAGAGATGTACTGGAGGTGAGAAGCTCACTGGAGGAACTGGCGGCAGGACTTGCGACGGAGCGGCTGGACGATGATTCCAGAGAGAAGATCAAGACCGCTCTTGACAATTTCCGGGAAGCCATCACCACAGGCGACAATCCGAGGATCGCAGACTGTGACGTGGAATTTCATGATGCCGTATTTGAAGCTACCAAGAACAAAAGGCTGATACAGATCATCAATAACCTAAGAGAACAGATCTACCGGTATCGGCTGGAATATGTTAAGGATACGGAATACCATGCGGTGCTCATGAAAGAGCACGAAGAACTGGTGGATGCTATGTTCAGTGGTGACAAAAAGGGTGCTCAGGAGATCATGAAGCGCCACATTGACAATCAGGAAGAGACTGTGATCAAAAAGATCCAGGAAGAAGAAAAGAGAGCTTAA
- the ispE gene encoding 4-(cytidine 5'-diphospho)-2-C-methyl-D-erythritol kinase, with product MKRIVLKAYGKVNLGLDVVRRRDDGYHEVRMIMQTVGLFDRLELKKTSGDSITLSANLKFLPVNEQNLVYQAIAAIKEKYALKGGVEAYLEKRIPIAAGMAGGSSNCAAALRGMNELFDLGIGESGLCEIGASLGADVPYCVIGGTALAEGIGEKLTRLPAIPDCCILIAKPGISVSTKAVYENLDVPGLASHPDIDGMVSAIENQDLSGITGRMENVLETVTVPRHPVIDEIKSFLLEQGAENALMSGSGPTVFGIFASEDKARTALANLKSFDDVKQAYVVPPVNRES from the coding sequence ATGAAGAGGATAGTTCTGAAAGCTTATGGCAAGGTAAATTTAGGGCTGGATGTAGTAAGGCGGAGAGATGATGGGTATCATGAAGTTAGGATGATCATGCAGACGGTGGGTCTATTTGACCGGCTGGAGCTTAAAAAGACTTCTGGTGATTCCATTACACTTTCCGCCAATCTTAAGTTTCTTCCGGTTAACGAACAGAATCTTGTGTATCAGGCTATCGCGGCGATAAAAGAAAAGTATGCGCTGAAAGGCGGGGTGGAGGCCTATCTGGAGAAGAGGATCCCGATTGCTGCCGGTATGGCAGGCGGCAGTTCCAACTGCGCCGCGGCTCTCAGGGGGATGAATGAGCTGTTTGATCTTGGGATCGGAGAGAGCGGGCTCTGTGAGATCGGAGCCAGTCTGGGAGCGGATGTCCCTTACTGTGTCATAGGCGGAACCGCCTTGGCCGAAGGGATCGGGGAAAAGCTGACGAGGCTTCCTGCCATACCAGACTGTTGCATTCTGATCGCGAAACCTGGGATCAGCGTCTCTACAAAGGCTGTGTATGAGAACCTTGATGTACCCGGACTTGCGTCGCATCCAGACATTGACGGTATGGTCTCTGCCATAGAGAATCAGGATCTGTCCGGGATTACCGGCAGAATGGAAAACGTACTGGAGACAGTAACTGTCCCAAGACATCCTGTGATTGATGAGATTAAAAGTTTTCTGCTGGAGCAGGGGGCGGAGAATGCCCTTATGAGCGGAAGCGGACCGACGGTTTTCGGTATTTTTGCTTCGGAGGACAAGGCGCGCACAGCGCTTGCCAATCTCAAATCCTTTGACGATGTAAAGCAGGCCTATGTGGTGCCGCCGGTCAATAGAGAATCATAA
- a CDS encoding DUF3794 and LysM peptidoglycan-binding domain-containing protein, with amino-acid sequence MDFNKKDFYGIVAKERKQVQITIDQDCNVPDTKPDVEKMIQTKGLVIMQETEMMVDRIRIKGEFHFSGLYGTIDARTYLESLDFVLPFEEFIHMDGAVPTDYVKVSYVIDDINTVLINSRKLSIRILLTLTLHVNEEIKEEGIIDVLGDGISALKKEVQVTDLIVNKKDIARMKEELVLPANKSNIYEILWSQVELENVQGKLKDHSIDIQGDMHVFILYLGEDEQLPVQYARWEIPLHTELECYECAPGMIGKIHISLGNHQLEIRPDVDGEERVISVDATLECDIKVYEDQVLSYVGDCYTMKKTLVPEFRDFSFESLIGKNQATMKMAKRFSIEQEPGKLLQVLSVKGSCNIDDVEVREQGLQVEGVLMADVLFLSSEDQNPVMSSSYMEPFSFFIEAKGLMKDDDYQLDVMLDQISATPTEGDEIEIKANVVFDFISFHKKAEQIMVNVGEQPLDYEELQKIPGIVGYIVKDGDTLWSIAKRYFTTVDDIRDQNEGVEEVKPGDKLLIVKEIGWN; translated from the coding sequence ATGGATTTTAACAAAAAGGATTTTTATGGAATAGTAGCAAAAGAACGAAAGCAGGTACAGATCACGATAGACCAGGACTGCAATGTGCCGGACACAAAACCGGATGTGGAGAAGATGATCCAGACCAAAGGACTGGTGATCATGCAGGAGACGGAGATGATGGTAGACCGTATCCGGATCAAGGGAGAATTCCATTTCTCAGGACTTTATGGAACGATTGATGCCAGGACCTATCTGGAGTCTTTGGACTTCGTTCTTCCATTTGAAGAGTTTATACATATGGACGGCGCTGTGCCGACAGATTATGTGAAGGTATCTTATGTCATTGACGATATTAATACGGTGCTGATCAATTCCAGGAAACTGAGCATAAGGATCCTTCTGACCCTGACCCTGCATGTCAATGAGGAGATCAAAGAAGAAGGAATCATCGATGTTCTGGGGGATGGTATATCCGCCCTGAAAAAAGAAGTGCAGGTAACAGATCTGATCGTCAACAAAAAGGATATTGCAAGAATGAAGGAGGAGTTGGTACTCCCCGCCAACAAGTCTAATATTTACGAGATCCTCTGGAGCCAGGTGGAGTTAGAGAATGTACAGGGGAAACTGAAAGACCACAGCATTGACATACAGGGGGATATGCATGTATTTATTTTGTATCTGGGGGAAGATGAGCAGCTGCCGGTTCAGTACGCCAGATGGGAGATCCCTCTGCACACAGAGCTGGAATGTTATGAGTGTGCTCCGGGGATGATTGGCAAGATTCATATCTCACTTGGCAATCACCAGCTGGAGATCCGCCCGGATGTGGATGGGGAGGAGAGAGTTATCTCTGTAGACGCCACATTGGAATGTGATATCAAGGTCTATGAGGATCAGGTGCTCTCCTATGTAGGAGACTGCTATACGATGAAAAAGACTCTGGTACCGGAATTCAGAGATTTCTCCTTTGAATCTCTTATAGGCAAAAACCAAGCAACAATGAAGATGGCAAAACGGTTTTCGATCGAACAGGAGCCGGGTAAGCTTCTTCAGGTATTGTCGGTGAAGGGAAGCTGCAATATTGACGATGTGGAGGTCAGGGAACAGGGACTCCAGGTTGAGGGAGTCCTGATGGCTGATGTGCTGTTCTTGTCCAGTGAAGACCAGAACCCTGTCATGAGCAGCTCCTACATGGAACCATTTTCTTTCTTTATTGAGGCAAAAGGACTGATGAAAGATGATGATTACCAGCTGGATGTGATGCTGGATCAGATCAGCGCAACCCCTACCGAGGGTGACGAGATTGAGATCAAAGCGAACGTGGTGTTTGATTTTATCTCTTTCCACAAAAAGGCTGAACAAATCATGGTAAATGTCGGCGAGCAGCCACTAGACTATGAAGAACTGCAGAAGATCCCAGGAATCGTGGGTTATATTGTGAAGGACGGCGATACACTCTGGTCTATTGCAAAACGGTATTTTACTACGGTGGATGATATCCGTGATCAGAATGAAGGGGTTGAGGAAGTCAAACCAGGGGATAAACTGTTGATTGTCAAAGAAATTGGCTGGAATTGA
- a CDS encoding Veg family protein yields MTQMDIQCIRKSIQERIGSKIKISSNKGRHKFVTSQGVITETYPNIFLVEIEDDSSSSKSKTVSFSYQDVITKDVRMMLLEG; encoded by the coding sequence ATGACACAAATGGATATTCAGTGCATCCGAAAGTCAATTCAGGAGCGCATTGGCAGCAAAATCAAGATCAGCTCAAATAAAGGTAGACATAAGTTTGTAACTTCACAGGGAGTCATTACGGAGACATATCCGAATATTTTTCTGGTAGAGATTGAGGATGACAGCAGCAGCTCTAAGAGCAAGACGGTCAGCTTCAGTTATCAGGATGTCATCACAAAAGATGTCAGGATGATGTTGCTGGAAGGCTGA
- the ftsH gene encoding ATP-dependent zinc metalloprotease FtsH translates to MDNRQKKPDKNNKNSIQMIISILITSILVAVLFNFVVGKWKNGTETEISYGKFVKMIEKKEVKKVVFDSDVITVVPKESENPLYKTTYKVVQLPVPDYQLVNRLEKAGIENYQAKAKDGSEIFMSVLVSILPAIIIFGLLMFMMRGKSGMMGVGKSNAKVYVEKKTGVTFADVAGQQEAKESLTEMVDFLHHPDRYLKIGAKLPKGALLVGPPGTGKTLLAKAVAGEANVPFFSLSGSDFVEMFVGVGASRVRDLFKQAQSMAPCIIFIDEIDAIGKSRDNGIQGGGNDEREQTLNQLLSEMDGFDTSKGLVILAATNRPEVLDKALLRPGRFDRRVIVERPDLKGRIETLKVHSKDVKMDESVDFDEIALATSGAVGSDLANMINEAALAAVKAGREYVSQSDLFEAVEVVIAGKEKKDRILGKEEKQIVAYHEVGHALVMALQKESEPVQKITIVPRTMGALGYTMQRPEEEKYLNKKDEMLADLVSFFGGRAAEEIKFHTVTTGASNDIERATAMARAMVTQYGMSEEFGLMGLESISNRYLDGRPVMNCAESTAAKVDEVVMGILKEAYAKALELIRANMDILDEAAQFLIEKETITGKEFMKIFNEKKGISDETEDAPSDVEETGDTDGSLEAEEVLVQDEQPAEPENNSQEV, encoded by the coding sequence GTGGATAACAGACAGAAGAAACCAGATAAAAATAACAAGAATTCGATACAGATGATCATATCGATTTTAATTACATCTATTTTAGTTGCTGTCTTGTTCAACTTCGTCGTCGGAAAGTGGAAAAACGGTACAGAAACCGAGATTTCCTACGGCAAATTTGTCAAGATGATCGAGAAAAAAGAAGTTAAGAAGGTCGTATTCGACAGTGATGTCATCACTGTAGTGCCAAAAGAATCAGAAAATCCGCTGTATAAGACTACATATAAAGTAGTCCAGCTTCCTGTTCCTGACTATCAGCTGGTCAACCGGCTGGAGAAGGCAGGGATCGAGAATTATCAGGCCAAGGCTAAGGATGGCTCTGAGATCTTTATGAGTGTTCTTGTGAGTATCCTGCCGGCCATCATCATATTCGGACTACTGATGTTTATGATGCGTGGAAAGAGCGGAATGATGGGCGTCGGGAAATCCAACGCCAAGGTCTACGTGGAGAAGAAAACGGGCGTGACCTTTGCCGATGTGGCAGGACAGCAGGAGGCCAAGGAGTCGCTGACGGAGATGGTAGACTTCCTGCACCACCCGGACAGATACTTAAAGATCGGTGCAAAGCTTCCTAAGGGAGCACTTTTGGTGGGACCTCCGGGTACTGGTAAGACACTTCTTGCCAAGGCGGTGGCGGGAGAGGCGAATGTTCCGTTTTTCTCACTTTCAGGATCCGATTTTGTGGAGATGTTCGTAGGTGTGGGTGCTTCCAGAGTACGTGACCTGTTTAAGCAGGCCCAATCCATGGCTCCGTGTATTATTTTTATTGATGAGATCGATGCCATAGGTAAGAGCCGTGATAATGGGATACAAGGAGGAGGCAACGATGAGCGTGAGCAGACATTAAACCAGCTGCTCTCAGAGATGGACGGGTTTGACACATCCAAGGGTCTTGTGATCCTTGCGGCCACCAACCGTCCGGAGGTACTTGATAAGGCTCTGCTTCGTCCGGGAAGATTTGACCGTAGAGTGATCGTAGAACGCCCGGACCTGAAGGGAAGGATCGAGACCCTGAAGGTCCACTCCAAGGACGTGAAGATGGACGAGAGTGTGGACTTCGACGAGATCGCACTGGCTACCTCAGGAGCTGTAGGATCTGACCTGGCTAATATGATCAACGAGGCCGCGCTGGCCGCAGTCAAGGCAGGGCGTGAGTATGTCTCACAGTCTGATCTTTTTGAGGCCGTGGAAGTGGTGATCGCAGGAAAAGAAAAGAAAGACCGTATTCTCGGCAAGGAAGAAAAGCAGATCGTTGCCTACCACGAGGTGGGACATGCGCTTGTCATGGCTCTCCAGAAAGAGTCTGAGCCGGTGCAGAAGATCACGATTGTCCCGAGGACCATGGGAGCCCTGGGATATACTATGCAGAGGCCGGAGGAAGAGAAATATCTGAACAAAAAGGATGAGATGCTGGCTGATTTGGTGTCCTTCTTCGGAGGACGTGCAGCCGAGGAGATTAAGTTCCACACGGTAACGACCGGTGCGTCCAACGATATTGAGCGGGCTACTGCTATGGCCAGAGCTATGGTGACCCAATACGGCATGTCCGAGGAGTTCGGGCTTATGGGGCTGGAGTCTATCAGCAACCGATACCTGGATGGGCGTCCTGTGATGAACTGCGCAGAGTCCACCGCCGCAAAGGTGGATGAAGTGGTCATGGGCATCCTCAAGGAAGCCTACGCCAAGGCATTGGAGCTGATTCGTGCCAACATGGATATCCTGGACGAAGCCGCCCAGTTCTTGATCGAGAAGGAAACAATCACCGGAAAAGAATTTATGAAAATATTCAACGAGAAAAAAGGTATCTCTGATGAGACAGAAGATGCCCCTTCTGATGTGGAAGAAACCGGGGATACCGACGGATCCTTGGAGGCAGAGGAAGTTTTAGTGCAGGATGAGCAGCCTGCTGAACCTGAAAATAATTCTCAGGAAGTGTAA
- a CDS encoding protease complex subunit PrcB family protein, which translates to MKRFAVVVLLCLCCISTGCVKQEKQGTKEKIEYAVCRKENLPKELVGRIDEQKDKVFHFTYSMKETMYYVIGYGKQTGTGYKIRVKSMLMDEDHIYIDTNLIGVPKSRQGEGGSCPYIVIKSQNYEKDVVFL; encoded by the coding sequence ATGAAGAGGTTTGCTGTTGTTGTATTGCTATGCCTGTGCTGTATTTCCACCGGATGCGTAAAGCAGGAAAAACAGGGGACAAAAGAAAAGATAGAGTATGCAGTCTGTAGAAAAGAAAATCTTCCAAAGGAATTGGTGGGGAGAATTGATGAACAGAAGGATAAAGTTTTTCATTTTACGTATTCTATGAAGGAAACAATGTATTACGTGATCGGATACGGAAAGCAGACCGGCACAGGGTATAAAATCCGGGTCAAAAGCATGCTGATGGATGAGGATCACATCTATATCGATACCAATTTGATCGGGGTTCCCAAGAGCCGGCAGGGAGAAGGAGGCTCCTGTCCATATATTGTGATCAAGAGCCAGAATTATGAAAAAGATGTAGTGTTTTTGTGA
- a CDS encoding pyrimidine-nucleoside phosphorylase, with product MRMYDLILKKRNGVSLKENEIRWMIENYLNGSIPDYQMSAMMMAVYFKGMDRKETYQLTMAMAESGDMLDLSQIPGMKIDKHSTGGVGDKTSLALGPLVASCGIPVAKMSGRGLGHTGGTIDKLESIPGFCTSLTEEQFMDLVTETGIAIMGQTKDLAPADKLLYALRDVTATVDQMSLIASSIMSKKLAAGADAILLDVKCGSGAFMKSQKNAEELAEAMIDIGKKAGRKMAAVISDMDQPLGRAVGNALEVKEAVDTLKGEGPEDFTELVLTLGAQMLCMAGKAHSSGEARLILEQKISSGDALGKFREFVKAQGGDPGWTDRPENFCRADYIEEILSEDSGYVSDFSTQEIGICSLLLGGGRETKDSRIDPSVGLVLMKKKGDLVSKGDCLAVIYANDSLKLAKAKQHFLKNVIISEKQPKAEPIIKKILS from the coding sequence ATGAGAATGTATGATTTGATACTAAAAAAGAGAAACGGGGTTTCACTCAAAGAGAATGAGATCCGCTGGATGATAGAAAACTATTTAAATGGGAGTATTCCGGACTACCAGATGTCAGCTATGATGATGGCAGTGTACTTCAAGGGAATGGACAGGAAGGAAACCTACCAGCTGACTATGGCCATGGCAGAGAGCGGCGATATGCTGGACCTGTCACAGATTCCGGGCATGAAAATCGATAAGCACAGCACCGGAGGAGTGGGTGACAAGACGTCGCTGGCCTTGGGGCCTCTGGTGGCATCCTGTGGAATTCCGGTGGCCAAAATGTCAGGGAGAGGCCTAGGGCATACAGGAGGCACCATTGACAAGCTTGAGAGCATCCCTGGATTCTGTACGTCTCTGACAGAGGAGCAGTTTATGGACCTGGTGACGGAGACTGGCATTGCCATCATGGGGCAGACAAAGGATTTGGCTCCTGCAGATAAGCTTTTGTATGCCCTCCGGGACGTGACAGCCACTGTCGACCAAATGTCATTGATCGCCAGCAGCATTATGAGCAAGAAACTGGCGGCAGGGGCAGATGCGATCCTGCTGGATGTGAAATGCGGCAGCGGAGCGTTTATGAAATCTCAGAAGAATGCAGAAGAACTTGCAGAAGCCATGATCGACATAGGAAAAAAGGCCGGCAGGAAGATGGCGGCCGTGATCTCCGACATGGACCAACCTTTGGGAAGGGCAGTGGGAAATGCTCTGGAAGTGAAAGAAGCTGTAGATACGCTCAAGGGAGAAGGGCCCGAAGACTTTACAGAACTTGTGCTGACACTGGGAGCACAGATGCTGTGTATGGCCGGAAAAGCTCATAGTTCCGGGGAGGCCAGATTGATCCTGGAGCAGAAAATCTCCAGTGGTGATGCCCTTGGGAAGTTCCGGGAGTTTGTCAAGGCGCAGGGGGGAGATCCGGGCTGGACCGACCGGCCTGAGAACTTCTGCAGGGCAGATTATATAGAAGAAATCCTTTCAGAAGACAGTGGATATGTGTCGGACTTTTCCACTCAGGAAATCGGCATCTGTTCCCTTCTCCTCGGAGGCGGGAGGGAGACAAAAGACAGCAGGATCGATCCGTCCGTGGGGCTGGTGCTCATGAAGAAAAAAGGAGACTTGGTATCAAAAGGAGATTGTCTTGCGGTCATTTATGCAAATGACAGCCTTAAACTTGCGAAGGCAAAACAGCATTTTTTGAAAAATGTCATCATATCTGAAAAACAGCCAAAAGCGGAACCGATCATAAAAAAAATACTTTCCTGA
- the rbr gene encoding rubrerythrin codes for MPNLKGTKTEQNLMAAYAGESQARTKYDFYASQAKKDGYVQFGNIFAETALNEKEHAKIWFKLLHEGMPSTEVNLKDAAAGENFEWTDMYPTFAKEAKEEGFDEIAALFEMVADIEKRHDERYQQLTENIDKGIVYKRETEQAWICTNCGHVHYGTEAPEVCPVCAHPKKYFQINSENY; via the coding sequence ATGCCAAATTTAAAAGGAACAAAAACAGAACAGAACCTAATGGCTGCATATGCAGGGGAATCACAGGCACGTACAAAGTATGATTTTTATGCAAGCCAGGCAAAAAAAGACGGTTATGTGCAGTTCGGCAATATCTTTGCTGAAACCGCATTGAATGAAAAAGAACACGCTAAGATCTGGTTTAAGCTTTTACATGAAGGAATGCCTTCCACAGAAGTGAACTTAAAAGACGCCGCTGCCGGTGAAAATTTTGAATGGACCGACATGTATCCTACTTTTGCAAAAGAAGCAAAAGAAGAAGGATTTGATGAGATCGCTGCCCTGTTTGAGATGGTCGCTGACATTGAAAAACGCCATGACGAGCGCTACCAGCAGTTAACAGAGAATATTGACAAAGGAATTGTCTACAAAAGAGAGACTGAGCAGGCATGGATCTGCACAAACTGTGGACATGTACATTATGGAACAGAAGCTCCTGAAGTCTGTCCTGTATGTGCACATCCAAAAAAATACTTCCAGATCAATTCAGAAAACTACTAA
- a CDS encoding TolB-like translocation protein: MKRKNRIRRISVVLLAVMLCAVLLPPEQTEAASAKYAVLSGSSNYKVGKHRYKVNIKERGTAVRSPSAVLYRKKKGKWKKILTHKNTYGMTVKAEYGKWLYYSVYPYGNEQNLYRYNLKTKKKYLVRRNVRHMLISGGKLYTNGFATDVRSVPIYISKTNGKKAKRITKKANQARMKIYGKRIYYLECTYNKSHSKSTDRLVSRDLKGKKRRVLSKKIKSPASVLYFSNKSLIYAKPVKSSIRYYKISLNSKRQKRIYPSAKKVDNWIRTFY, translated from the coding sequence ATGAAAAGAAAAAACAGAATCCGAAGGATCAGTGTTGTGTTGCTTGCTGTGATGCTTTGCGCTGTCCTTCTGCCGCCGGAGCAGACGGAAGCTGCTTCGGCAAAGTATGCGGTTTTATCTGGAAGCAGTAATTACAAGGTCGGTAAGCACCGCTATAAAGTTAATATTAAGGAGAGGGGGACCGCGGTGCGCAGCCCGTCTGCTGTGTTGTACAGGAAGAAAAAGGGGAAATGGAAAAAGATCTTGACTCATAAAAATACTTACGGTATGACTGTGAAGGCAGAGTACGGAAAATGGCTGTATTATTCTGTCTATCCATATGGGAACGAACAAAATCTATACCGTTATAACCTGAAGACAAAGAAAAAGTACCTTGTGAGAAGAAATGTGCGCCATATGCTGATCTCCGGCGGAAAGCTTTATACAAATGGCTTTGCCACTGATGTCCGCAGTGTGCCGATCTATATCAGCAAGACAAATGGAAAAAAAGCGAAGCGTATCACCAAAAAGGCGAATCAGGCAAGGATGAAGATTTATGGGAAGCGGATTTACTATCTTGAGTGTACCTATAACAAATCCCACAGTAAGAGTACGGACCGGCTTGTGAGCAGAGACCTGAAAGGAAAGAAACGCAGGGTTTTGTCTAAGAAGATCAAAAGCCCGGCTTCTGTGCTTTACTTCAGCAATAAATCCCTGATTTATGCCAAACCGGTTAAAAGCTCCATCAGATACTATAAGATAAGCCTTAATTCGAAAAGGCAAAAAAGGATTTATCCGTCGGCTAAAAAAGTTGATAACTGGATCAGGACATTTTATTAA
- a CDS encoding nucleolar protein 3 produces the protein MRKKYLLITCMLMIGAVSLMACGKKSPSSEATTEAATTETEATTESDEVSTVATEETEATTAATSKSTTEATIADKKDEAKKPVSATGVYNGFGDSNSVEVKMSNGEYKTFIIEDEKVMDALNDMEPGTKISFTYGALEGQANMQMLSVKKR, from the coding sequence ATGAGAAAAAAATATTTACTTATAACATGTATGCTGATGATCGGAGCTGTCAGTTTGATGGCATGCGGCAAGAAGAGCCCAAGCTCTGAAGCTACCACAGAGGCTGCAACAACGGAGACAGAGGCCACAACGGAAAGCGATGAAGTTTCTACGGTAGCTACCGAGGAGACTGAGGCAACCACTGCGGCTACGTCAAAGTCCACAACAGAAGCGACGATCGCAGACAAGAAGGATGAAGCGAAAAAGCCAGTCAGTGCGACGGGTGTCTACAATGGCTTCGGTGACAGCAATTCTGTTGAAGTGAAGATGTCAAACGGAGAATATAAGACATTTATCATTGAGGATGAGAAGGTTATGGATGCGTTAAATGACATGGAACCTGGAACAAAGATCTCCTTTACATACGGAGCTTTGGAAGGACAGGCAAACATGCAGATGCTGTCTGTAAAGAAAAGGTAA